The following DNA comes from Poecilia reticulata strain Guanapo linkage group LG16, Guppy_female_1.0+MT, whole genome shotgun sequence.
GGTGGCAAATCTAGTCTatgattgttttgtgtttggagTTACATACCATATACACTTTCGAAGCATTGTTGAAAAAACACCACGCGTTATCTCTTCTAATTTAAACTAGACTACACGCCGACAATCACATTCAGTTAACTTTACTTTGacgctgctgttgttgtttacaGGCCATGTTGGCTCTGAGCCATCATCCACCAGAGCCAAAATGTCTCATGGGACCACCCATAACAGCGTTGTCATATGACACCTATgatgtttagcttttttatcatacttcagtatttattatttatttcataatgagttgaaacaaaatgcaaattcccttttacatattttgttgcGCTATTGAGTAAATAGTTTTCCAGTAACAGTTAACATCAAGTGTATTTAAATGGTACAGCACCAGACTGAGATAAAAGTTTCATTGCCGGATAAAAGGAAGTATTTGAGTGCTGTGGTTTTGGTATGGTGGATTGTTAAAAAGCTGTTCAAATAGAAACAATGTGTTGCTTTTAGTCATTCTGTTTATGGCTCACTGTTCAGTCTGTAGTCAATCTAAGCAATGTTTTATAACGGCCACACCTTCATAGTAGctgtaatgtcttttttttccctcctccttgAGAGAATGAATATATTGCACAACGTGTTTTTACACcacttattttgtttacagaagtCTTCCACGTCCAAATTATCTAATTTGGGGTTCGAATTTCCATGCAATTTCCTGTTAAAACATACCAgcactttactttttaaaatgtaaacagaagcTTGTAATTACAAAATAGTCCCAAATGTGACatgttggtttaaaaatattttctgtttttcttatctgttaatatgttcattttagtttataatGCATCATGCCAGAAGAAGGAGTTGTTTCATCTCAACAAACCACATACCACCGTATGCATAAGAGAATGTAGGAACTTGACAAACTGCTTTTGCTTCAAGTAGTTGCTGGGAAAGAATCTTCTTACATACCAGGTGGCATTCTTACTATCGACACTTTGCTGCTTAAAGCTGAATGCCAGAACCCTTTGATAGGAGCAGCAAATGGTTATATTCCAAGATTGTTTCCTTAATCTTCTTATACCCAAGTGAACCTTCATCATGACTGAAATATGGCTAATAACTAGAAGGACTTCAactatgtttttaattattacctCAGGTAAGTACAAAACGTGTATTGTTTGTTGCTTTCCTGGTAGCAACAAACTACCAGGAAAGCAACCTGGTAGTTTGCTATCTGGTTCTTTAAGATATTAATATTGAAGAAGTAGTCATGTTGATGAAACtcttatttttaatcacaacaATGCAAATGTACTAATTATACAATTTTTATGATTGTTACTCGGTTTAAAAGTTATTGTTTAACTCTTCACAGTGATTTTTATGTCTCCGCTGGAATCTTCAGGCTTTCAGCTAACGCCTGAGAAGATGAAGTATGACGATGCAAGGCGTTACTGTAGAAACATGAATACTGATGTAGCCACTGTTTACAATTTAGCAGAAGTTAATATTatgctcagtttagttttgTCAACTGGTAGTAACATTTGGATAGGACTGGAGCTTGGAAACCTGTGGATTTGGCACTGGACTGGGTCTGATCAAGGAACAAGCTTTTTAAACTGGGATATTGGAGAACCACATAATAACAAACAAGAAGCATGTGCAGTAATGAATCAAAATGGAATGTGGCTTGAAAATGACTGTGGAACTCTAGAGAGCTTTGTTTGCCAAGGTAGGTGATGGTAAAGTCTATCTCAAATAATAATAtcagtaattttaaatatgttaattgaattaaaaaaaaatgaatatcggggctgcacagtggcacagttggtagagctgttgccttgcagcaaggaggttctgggttcaattcccggcccccggtctttctgcatagagtttgcatgttctccctgtgggttttctctgggtactccggtttcctcccacagtccaaaaacatgactgtcaggttaattggcctctccaaattgcccctaggtgtgagtgtgtgtgtgcatggttgtgtgtcctgtgtgtctctgtgttgccctgtgacagactggcgacctgtccagggtgacctctcacccggaacattagctggagataggcaccagcaacactcccgaccccactaagggacaagggtgtaaagaggatggatggaaaaatgaaaatcaggCTCTGAACACATGGAGATGAGCATGGTGaatttttgtaaatgatttggggaaaaaaaatgtgtctccACATGACAGAATGCATATCTACTGACACTGGTATGCTGGTGGCGCAAAAACACTGCCatacaaagacaataaaaaacacaccaaaaggcACCATGTCTGTTATTTATGAAAGACAGGCACATGTGGGATAGAGATGGAGCAAAGGcatcaacaaacaaacaaagtgtCTCATATTGCCACATGGAAACATAgaaccaacatttttaaatttatccaTTCCGGAACTTTCAAAAATGATCGTTTCCAGTCTCACAAGTTGCTGCATCGGTGTGGACACACAgcctaaatgacaaaaaaaaatgtttgcagataCACATAAAATTGTCTCTCAGTGGACATGGCCTCATATATTCATTAGATTCATTTTGCACAGAGTGACATATTTCAGCACTTATTTGTTGATATTGATGTCTATAGACTacagttggtaaaaaaaataaaaaaattcagtttctcagacaATTTGTATATAACATAAGACCAATAAAGCTTCTGAAAAGTATGTTGACATACTGTACAGTATTTTCACTGAGTACCTGTTCAGGGTTCCTTTAGCATGAATTACTTCATCACTGTGATGTGACATGGAGACAATTAGCCTGCGGCTCTGCTGGAAGTTTAAAGAAATCCAGGTCTTATAATAGCTGCTCATCTGCATGCTTGGGTCTGGTGTCtcgcttcttcttcttgacaATAGTCCTTTGATTCTCTATGGGATTCAATTCGGGTGAGTCAAGTAATCCTTGGTCATTAAAGCAGGTTTTGGCAGCGTGTACCAATGTTTTGCTAGAAAATGAACTCTGTATTTCCATAGTTTTTTCAGCAAAGGGAAGCAAGCTCAAATAATTCCTAATCAATGGTTGCAATGattttggacttgataaaatcATTATCAAGTCAACTCTAGATCAACACTAGTAGATGACACAGTTACCCAAATCATCACTGCATGAAGACTTTACACTGGACTTAACTTAAATTGTAGACCTCTTCATATTTCTTTCAGATTCTTGgctttaatttttcaaatatgaaGAAACATATTAGTCACCTGAAAAGAGAACTTTGATCAATGGAGTAACATTGTTCAAACACTGCGTCCTTTTTTCTCCTTAGTTCAGATAAGACCATTCTTAAAGTCTAGAGTTCAGGAGTCCCTAAACATAAGTAATGACAATTGAAGTCCTTGTCCCGGACATGTCTGTAAACACTAACTCCAGCTTTAGTCCACATCAAATCTCCTTCAAACTCCTGAATGAGGACTACTTCACAATGCACTTAAGGCTGACAATATTCCAGTTGCTTGCACACCATCCTTTACCACACTTTGTCCTTTGACTcaattttttattacattttctgtgaaCACTTCAGATTTCTTTAGAAATTACCTTTTCACACCCAACCTCCTTGTGCAAGGCATCAATGGCCATCTGCTGTTGTCAGACAATTCTCGACAGATGTCAAGTAAAAAGTTTTTCCTTTGATTGTGTGGGCCATAACATAATCTTACTGCACTAAGCATCTTTTTTATTGGTCTTCTGTTACATTAAAGTGTCTGGAAATACTACATTATGGGCTCTCTTTAGCTTTAATGTATAATTATCAAATGCTTTGCATATAACAATTTGTTCCTATAtataaattgtactttttttcgAAGTTAAAATActggaataataaataataataaaactttacaatGATGTTCCCAGTTTTCACTTGGTGCACTTGGAAATGAGTGATGAGTGTATAACACATTCAAAGCAtcaatatcttctttttttcccaggtATTGGGGACGTCAGCACTTACATCTTTGTTGAGGTTAAGAAATCGTGGAGGGAAGCTCGCAGTCATTGCTGGAACCTTTCATCTGACCTGGTTACAATACACtcagcagaggaaaataaagcaaTCCGCAACATATCCACTACTGAAAGGTTGTGGATTGGCCTTTTCAAAGATCCATGGACGTGGTCGGGTGGCAGTAACTCATCTTTCCGCTTTTGGGTTGCCAATGAACCCAAATATGGTAGCAATGGAAATTGTGTTACAGCTGACTTAAGAAACAATGGAAAGTGGTCCACTCAGAACTGCAATAACAGACAAAGTGTCATTTGTGGAACAGgtatgttttttctcttttttttgtattatttgagcAAAGTTGCTATTCAAATTCTGTTAAAGTTTGAAtgatcagttttttaaatattcctcaaaacaaaacaaagctacaTTATTCATCTATCTATTCATACCTGTACAGCAACAAATCCAACAACTAACAGCTTACAAACTACACAGAGCATAACTACATACCCTGCATCAACTAATATGGAAACTGCTTCACTTCAAGCAGGTGCAACAATTTTTAATTCCACTTTGGTTTCCACTGAACAGCAGATTACAAATACTACCACTACAGAACCATCAACTTTATCTGGACTGACTGCATATACAATACATACAATGACAACACCTCCACCTCAAAATGTTACCACCCCAATACCATCAACTACTACTACATCTAACATCACAGAGGTTATTTCACATCCCATCACCACAGAATCCAATAATACAAATACCAACAATGGCACCAATACAACCACTCCAAAATATTACCACACTTGCACCGTCAACTTGTTTGGGATGTGAAACAACACAGAGGTTGTTTCACATCCCACGATCACTGATCTTGATAATACAAGTACAGAAATCCCAACAGTGACACCAACACCCCTGCGTCAAAATGACACCATGCCAGCACCAACAACTGGCACTAGACTGACTGCATCTACAGCAATAGAGTTTGTTTCACATTCCCGATCACTGAATTTactgaatttaaagaaatggCAACAATGACATTGCCAGAAATGCCTGAAAATGCTACCAACCCAGCACCAAGAACTGTCACTGGACCAACTACTTTTAACACCACGGAGGTTGGTACACATCCCATAACCCCTTAGCTCAACAATGCAAGTACTGAAATGTCAACTATGACAACAACACCACTGCAGCAAAACAATATAACCGAAGGACTATCAACAATCACTGAACTGATTTCATCTAACACCACCAAGGTTGTTTCACACCCCACCATCACTGAGTTTAACAATACAAGCACAGATATGCCCACAATGTCAACAAGACAACCGTCTCAAAATGTTACTACCCCAACACCAACAACTGGCACAGGACCAAATCTATTTAACACCACAGAGGTTGTTTCACATCCCATAACTACTGAGCCCAACAACACAAGCACAGAAATGCCAACAATGACACTAACGCCACCACTCCAAAATGTTAGCACATCGACACCACCAACTGCCACTGAATTGACTACATCTGACAGTACTGAGGCTGTTTCACATCCCATAACCAGTAATCTTAATAGCACAAATACAGAAATGCCAACAATGACATCAACAGCACCACCGCAAAATCTTACCACACCAGCACCATTAACAGAAGCTGGACCAACTGCTCTTAACACCACAGAGGTTGTTTCACATGCTCCAGTCTCTCAGCTGAACAGTacagaagaaacacaaaaacaaccaccCCAAAACACTACTATGAATGTAACAACAACCAGTGTTTTCACACCAACAGCTCAGACCGGAACATCATTCCAAACAACAACCCGATCACCAACTCCAATGTCGACTGTCAGCAGTTTTTACTCAGGTATGCTTCACAAACCCATGTGCCTTTAATTTTACTTTGCCAAAATCTGATTCTATATTCTATATTTTCCAGAAGACGGCCTGATATTAATCCAGAAAAATATGACATGGATTTCAGCTTTGAGCTTCTGCAGGGAGCACTATGTCGACCTGGCTCAGATTACCAGTGAAGCCATTCAAGACAAAGTGGCTGAGAAGGCAAGAAGCTCTACATCCCCTCACGTGTGGCTTGGGTTACGCTACACTTGTAACTTTAATTTTTGGTTCTGGACCAGCTCGACTGCAGGCTGTTACCAGAACTGGCAGCCAGGAGAAGGACCAGAAAGGGCAACTCAGTGTGGCGAGAGTGGGGCCATTGAGGCCACAGGGAGGCAGCAGTGGGTCGGTCTGCCAGAAACACAGGAGCTGAATTTCATCTGCCAGACCTGTGGTAACTGAGAGTGGATTGCCAGTGACACTTTCAGTGAAGACAGTGATGAAATTGTCATGAAGCTGGTTCTGAATTGCATTTTTGCAAGGTTTTTAAGATGCAAAACACCAAACACTTAGCATTTCTGAATTACAAACAAGGTATTATGACTGTGCATGAATGGGTGAAATACACCATCCTCTGCTATTGTTCATGTccaattctaaattaatatgaacaCGCTAAATGTTGTATGGGTGTGTAGATTCACAGACATACGTAGCAAGAGTAATGTGAGAAAACTGATTGGCACTACACCTCTTGTTCAGGGGTGAAAATCTGTATATTGACCTCCTGGCCTGGCTGTCAGGAGCGTCTGCTTGAAATCAAAGTCAAGGGACTGGCCCTCTGGAGTGCTTACAGAGAAAACAGAGCGTACCGATTCACCATAAGTACACAGAAAGTTACTCCGAGCTATGATAACAaagaaaagaatatttttaagtactttgcactttttttttatcagtgacCTTTTTCACAACCTTTATGTTTCAATtgcaaaatattactttttttattgctaatgaataaattgttgtatttgtgttagtacatgtttatttttttatgtattttataacaTCGCAGgctttcttgatttctttttttgttaagtgACTCAACATACCAGTGGAACCTGTCTGTGCTGGCACATGTCGGAAGCAATCAAAGAGATCACAGAAGGTGTGGCGTAAAAAACCATGCACAACATTCCACACTTTGTGCTCTGTACTGTGTAACCACTCTACATTTGTAGGTCATGATTAAATGGTCACATGTagttccttgcaaaagtatttatgctTCTTTTCACTTATATTTTGTCACGTTGCAGCAAAGACTTGTTGGGTTATTTTTTGTTGGACGTTCCAAACAATATTTGTTAGATGGAGGAAAAGTGAAAtgtctttacaaataaaaatgtggaaagtgtggtgtgcttttTCTCCAGCTCTCTTTTCCAAAATTCAATTTCCATTTTACAGTTGCACTACTTGATATTGGTCCATCACATAAGATCACAACAAAATACAGTATAGAAGTTTAAGGTTAACTTGTCAGAAATTTGAattgaaaagaaataagaataaataaaggATAGCTTAAATCACCAGCcaacaacatttcatttgtgATAACACAAGGAGTTTtgatattttctaatatttttcatAAGCTATTCCAAAGGTATTGCCAAAGTAGCATAATGGAATACTATCAGTATTTAGTAATACACAGCAATATTGAAGTACATTTGTTGAATGGGTTTATATAGCGACTTCTTACTGCTAAAGGCACAATAACACACCTGCTATAAGTTATTTTGCATATGCAAAGAAAGTGTTGTCACTTCTCAATTATTATGCACCATTAAACTTCAGATTATCCGCTCTCCAAATATTCAGTGGTCAGTGAGCCTCCCATGCGTTCAATGTTAATGTCCCTCTGGGTCCAGTCTTTCGGTCCTGGACTTCTCCCTCTCCTCCACTTCTCACCAACATCTCCTCTTGTGTGCTGTCCAGCtgcctctgacctctgacccttgCACCGTCTCTCCTGACCCCTGAGGACATTCCCACGCCACACCCTTTTGTGTACTTTTCACCATGCAAAGCCACTGGTCacactttttgaatttttgtaGATCACggttaaatgttatttatctcAACTGGGTTCAATATaatatcacaaataaaaaatttaatgtaaGACCTGTGTTACAATTGAAAATGATTGttgttaaatttgaaaaaaagaaaaatttggaATATAAGAAAtttcatgaaatattaaattacattctGTGGTTGCTCAATAATAATAGTGGGAAAAGTTGAAagttataaataattaaattaattagtacaagaaaaatatcccaaaaatCATAGAATCTCCTTAAATTAATATAACCCACCTTTCTTTATACTCTCCCTCTGAGTCTGCCCCTCTCcctgttttttccttctgttgctCTCAATGTTAATTGAAGAACAGCAGATTGTCTCCATTGAACCCCCGTCTCTTAGGAAACCCCAGTCCTGCATGAAATGAGATGGCTAGTAGGGAAGTGATAGAAAAGAAGGCACTGAAAGGCAAACTGAACAAGCAGCCGCTGAGGATGGCCGCAGGACAGACAGCAGACCAATTCAATACAGAGTCCAgtatttaaatgtcttctgGCTTTGGACTATTATCCCTGCATTGTTAATAGAAAATGTAAGTAttggatttttgaaaaaaaaaaacgtttctcTATGAAGTTGTAAATTAATAATactgttaaattttaaaatcctgcctctgtttatttttgaacaaagcAAACTATTATGGATTGTGCTTTTTAAATGCCaaaaagaaacctttaaaaatgcaCAGATATTTGATAATAATTTCATTTCCACATCTGTCTCAATTTCGTCAGCTATCTGGCAAAGTGGAACAACTCTGACGTTCTTCCTGTTCATCCTTAGTTTGACAGGGAGTCTGGTGTTGATTGTCCAAACGCAATTCTTGTACTGCTGCTCCAAATCCAGGAGTTGTGGATGGACATCATGCTCCCCTCTCCCAGCGACTTCCCTGCTCATCCACAGCACTGACGCAGACATCAACACGCATTCAAATTGATGGATTATGTCTATTGTATTATCAGAACCTGAAATGTTCTTGCTGAAGAGGTTTGCAGTGCCAATTCCTGGATttatattgtaataaaatagcAGGTAAACTGTCAAGAATAATCATGgcttgaaatgtttgtttaatttatttttttacactttggaGCAAGcttctctgtatttttattgatgctttcaCTGTCCCCACTTGAGGACATTTAGAACACatgattgctttgtttttagtctaaaacaaaatgttgtggGTAACTTTGAAGAATTAAGACATTATCTAAGGTGTAGAGTATATAGCCTTGAGATATCAAATCTCAACAAGAATGTGTTTACAACACAGGCATGGACATATAAGTTGAGGCCAATATGTTCATCTGCAACAATAGGGGAATTTGTTCTTTTACTTGAAGTgtcaagaacaaaaacaaaaacttttttttttctttttacttaacAAGCACTCAGGTGCAGAACTCCTACAGCAGCTTTTGTAGTTGATCGATACTGCGCAAGAAACAACATCTGTTCTGAAGACATGGCAAGAACTAACTGAATAAATTCTCATAGAAGGGCTGCTAGAACAGagtaatgtctttttttttttcgcagcTCATGAACAGAGAACAACTTACTCTGTTgtggcagagagaaagagagcagtATTGCAAAATGTCCCAGCAAAGTTTGTACTGGAGGTTTCATATTTCATATGATCAGCATTAAAGTTTCATGCTTTAAGACTATAGttaaaaaagtcacttttggTTATTTCACTGGAACACGTCTCAAGTTGATTTGGTTCTGGTTAGTGTTGGGCTACGTACAGGTATATCTAagaaagttcaatatttttttgttatttcaaaaagtgaagcGTGCAACTACTTTGCACATAGAGTAAAACATCTTAAAGTTTGTATTCTTTTGCAATTTGGGTTCTCTTTATATTATGGATAATGAAAATCCCAAATAGAGTATCCCAGAAAACTACAATGCTACGTAAgagtaataaaatattacattttaacatcagGCTTTGAAATGTCATACTtcttaaaaatatgttcatttccACACATTCAATAATTAATTGggccttttgcatgaattaccgAATCGGGGAAAAGTGGCACAGGAACATCAGTTTACATTTACTGCTGAGGTGTAATGTCAACCCAAGTATCTTTGAAGGTCTTCAGGTCATCTGCATTGTTGggtctggtgtctctcatcttccttGTTAAAACATCCCATAGATTCTCTGTAGGGTTGAGGTCAGGCCAGCATGGTGTTTACCAAGCCTAATAACAACATGGTCAACATATGTACCAGCTTTTGGTGCGTATGGCAGCGTGGGCAGGTGTGggcaaatggaaaatgttatcAGCTCTCCAAAAATCTTGTGAATAGAAGCATGAACTAATTTAAAGTTCCCTGGTAGATGGATGTGTTTACTGTAGAATATAGAAAACACAGTGGACTAAAACCAGCAGATCACATGGCACCCTATTAAAATAACATGGATTCTGTGCCTCTATTCTTCCTACAGACTCTGgattgatttccaaatgaaatgtaaccatgactttcatctgaaaagtgGACTTTAGGCAGCTGATTGTCAGTCCAATTCTTTTCTTGTTATTCCAGATAAGACGTATCTGATGTTGCAGATTCGGGTGTGGCTTCACATGAGCGATGAGACGTTTGTAGCCCCTGTGTGGAGTACTGCTCTGCAACTGTCTTAACACATTAATTGCTTGTACTTAATTGTCTAGGAAGAGAGTCTGTGTGTACGTAGTTGATTATCCTGTCCatctttgtgttgctttgtaaTGGACTAGTGAGGAATCCAGGGTGTTTCCTACCTTATGCCAAATGACTGCTGGAGACAAGCACCAGACCCATCAGTAGTGCTGCAATGATAAACAGATGTAAACTATAAAAGAATGTATGAAGAGGGCAGAGATAGGGTTGCAATAACAGCAAATAGCACAAAACTTCAATAGTGTGAATGATTTGCGATGGatacaatttcacattttattagttATAGTAAAATATATAACTGCTAAATGCATTAGCTGTAGCTAGAAATTTCAGATAAACTTCTTCTTGACTCCTGTTAAAAcaacacttcattttttttttttactcatgcACAAATAGCACTTGATTTCTTGTAAATCACATGATTTGGGGTAAATTTGGTTCACTTGCAATGACCAATGAGAGGAGGGTTACACATTGTGAAACCTAAGTAAACACTTTTCCCACTGAGAGCCAAAGAGTGATATAACCCATCTTCAAAGCCAGACAATCCACTTATCTTTTGCAATATGTGCTACagaatgatttttctttctaatgaaTATGAATGCAGAAACCAAAGTGTGGTATAGGCAACTTTCCCTTTACCTTCTTATTCAtataatatttttctgtaattattaaCTGCCTATTAATATGATCAAGAATAGACAGCTATCTGAGTGGTACGTTTCTTcagaagacatttcaaagttttctcagaaaggaagaaaaggttGAGAGCAATGTGAGAGAGCCAGTGATTGAGAAATAAAGGGGTGGGACACCTATAAAACCACAGTTATGCCAGAGCCTCTGTCAGAGCAGAAAGAGTAACAGAGCTGCAAAATGAAGTGGTCTCTGATTTCACTGCTTCTCTTGATCTCAATACTGAAGGACACATTGGGCCAGAGgtaaatgaaattataattatCTATTTGTATGCAATATTATTATGCCAATTGTTGTTCACAATTAATCTGAACAATAATTCCATAATAGCCTTTGCATGTAACTttttgtctgtgaaatattgtctaaatactattatttttaaaatgttaaatatgttgcACTACAATTGTTTATCAGCATGCATTGAATGCAGGCGATGCAAAGGATGCCATTAAAGGATACAACAAAATCTAAACCTCTTCAATTTGTGCACAGATTCTTCATCTCAGCCCCCAGTGTCTTTCATGTGGGTGTCAAAGAGAAAGTGCTTGTCCAGATGGAAGGTAAATACCTCAACAAACCTGTGAGTGTGTACCTGGAAGAGCAAGGGAAGCTTATGTCTGAAAAGAAAGAGACACAATGTAGAACAGAGGAGGACATGAACATTGTTGAGCTAATGgtatgaacatttatttacattcaaaaGATGtattctggaagaaaaataattgtatttaccaagtttgttttctttgcatatttataGATAGACAGAGACAAATGGTCACAAAGCAAGAGACGATATTCAGAAAGACCATACCTTGATCTTGTGGCAGAGGTCCTCGATGACCGTACAAGGAAAATAACAAAGGTCCTGGTTTCAAACCACAGGGGATATATCTTCATACAAACTGATCAGCCAATGTACAACCCAACACagaaaggtaaaaaaacaattactttgAAAAATCATCAACAA
Coding sequences within:
- the LOC103478547 gene encoding macrophage mannose receptor 1-like isoform X1, yielding MTEIWLITRRTSTMFLIITSVIFMSPLESSGFQLTPEKMKYDDARRYCRNMNTDVATVYNLAEVNIMLSLVLSTGSNIWIGLELGNLWIWHWTGSDQGTSFLNWDIGEPHNNKQEACAVMNQNGMWLENDCGTLESFVCQGIGDVSTYIFVEVKKSWREARSHCWNLSSDLVTIHSAEENKAIRNISTTERLWIGLFKDPWTWSGGSNSSFRFWVANEPKYGSNGNCVTADLRNNGKWSTQNCNNRQSVICGTAQTGTSFQTTTRSPTPMSTVSSFYSEDGLILIQKNMTWISALSFCREHYVDLAQITSEAIQDKVAEKARSSTSPHVWLGLRYTCNFNFWFWTSSTAGCYQNWQPGEGPERATQCGESGAIEATGRQQWVGLPETQELNFICQTCGN
- the LOC103478547 gene encoding macrophage mannose receptor 1-like isoform X2, with product MTEIWLITRRTSTMFLIITSVIFMSPLESSGFQLTPEKMKYDDARRYCRNMNTDVATVYNLAEVNIMLSLVLSTGSNIWIGLELGNLWIWHWTGSDQGTSFLNWDIGEPHNNKQEACAVMNQNGMWLENDCGTLESFVCQGIGDVSTYIFVEVKKSWREARSHCWNLSSDLVTIHSAEENKAIRNISTTERLWIGLFKDPWTWSGGSNSSFRFWVANEPKYGSNGNCVTADLRNNGKWSTQNCNNRQSVICGTAQTGTSFQTTTRSPTPMSTVSSFYSDGLILIQKNMTWISALSFCREHYVDLAQITSEAIQDKVAEKARSSTSPHVWLGLRYTCNFNFWFWTSSTAGCYQNWQPGEGPERATQCGESGAIEATGRQQWVGLPETQELNFICQTCGN